The sequence below is a genomic window from Xiphophorus maculatus strain JP 163 A chromosome 10, X_maculatus-5.0-male, whole genome shotgun sequence.
AGATAAACTTGTGGAGAAAATTAAGGCAGAGTTAggtgaaaataatttcattctATACAAGGAGAGCTTCTAAGAAACAtaactctgaaggagctgcagagatgtaGAACACTGGTAGAAAATCTGCCCGTTACACAACTAGTACACCCCTACGTGACaaattttatcttaaaatctCATGGTCTATAGTTAGTTCCATTCATCTGAAGGATTGGAACTGAATGTACGGCAAAGTTggtcacaataaataaataaatctgttagaTCACCTTCCAATAGGACAATGACCTTAAGCAAACAGCCAGAGCAATGGCGTAGTCACATGTTAGACTGGCCTagccaaagtccagacataaaacCAATATACAATGCTTTGAATTACTTCAAATTAATCAGTGTTCACAGACTCTCTTCATCAGTCTGACTAAGTTTGAGGTATTTTGCAAGGAAAATTTGGAAAGATAAGATATACCCCAAAAGACTTTCAGTACTTattatgttggtctatcacatacaatctccataaaatacatttaaatttgttcagaATGTGGCCAGAGGGGTAGCAGTGTGTCTTGAAGAGGGTAAACAAAAACACCTAATCCAGAAAATCAAACAGTTACCTCATCCACGGTTCAATATTCACATGTATAACGATCAGTGTATTTTTAAACTGGACTGATGTCCAAAGGGGCTCAGAGAATAAACAGTCAGATGAAGTCATGTTTGCTTTGTAGTTCTGCTTTTTTGGTCGACACAAGCCAACTGTTATGCAAGAGGAGTTTGACACAGTTACTGTCGggtgataaaaaataatcagaaagtCATTGAATAATGTAGTTTTTTAGCATtctaaatgatttttcttttttttgtaacaagATATAGATTTTATTATCTACCAGGTGGTCCAACAAAAATCATTAGAAAATTTAAGGAAAATTCACTTATTCTATTCACATGTTGTTGATCACATACATCCATAACATGGTATGTTTCCAGTTGGGccatactctttccattttcagatgatggattaatATTTAATCCCTCATCTACAACTTTCAGAGGCAGTTGGGTTTCACAGGACTGTTATTCTGGGATAGCAGACTAAACAGGTGTGAATACAGAGGAATGTCACTTTTCAAATTTGCATTTGTAAAAAGCTTTGGAAACCATGCATAATTCTCTTCCTACTTCAAATTATAGGAATTTtagatatatataaaattgtTTGCCTCGGTCTGCCACTTTAAATCCCAATGAgatacattgatgtttgtggttctaacttgacagaatgtgaaaaggttcaaactttgtttttgccCCAGACACATTCAGACACTTGCAATATATTTACTCATGAATACTGAAGATTGCTATGAGTAAGACGGGATTAATAGCATACACTTAatcaaaagtgcaaataaacaatttactATCTATGTACTATTGTGTCTATCACTATGTTTTATAAGCAGGGTAGCCATATTGAATTTCAAAGTCTAGGCTTTTGGTAATCTTCAGTAttcatgaataaatatattgcaAGTGTCTGAATGCATCTGGGgctaaaacaaagtttgaaccttttcacattctgtcgagttaaagccacaaacatcaatgtatcTCATTGGGATTTAAAGTGGCAGACCGAggcaaacaattttttttatacagtacagaccaaaagtttggacacaccttctaagtcaatgggttttctttattttcatgactatttttaaggcaagaaatcccacttattaacctgacaggccacacctatgaagtgaaaaccatttcaggtgactacctcttgaagctcatcaagaaaatgcagagtatgtgcaaagcagtaatcacagcaacaggttgctactttgaagaaactagaatataaggggtattttcagttgttttacacttttttgtttagtgcatatttccacatgtgttagtCATAgatttgatgccttcagtgtgaatctacaatgtcaatagtcatgaaaataaagaaaactcattgaattaaaagatgtgtccaaacttttggtctgtactgtatatataattgtgaagtaggaAACATGTCCAATGAGTTACTGAAGAAACATCTCGAAAAGGTTGAACATTATTCTTTCACTAGCTGAAAAATGTAGGGGAAAGAAACGTTTTGTGTACCTGAGAAACATCTTCTTAATCTTGCTACTATCTTCTGGATCATTATCTAACTCAAAAATGCAGCCAAACCTGAGATTGACAGATTCCTCTGTGGGTTCACCCCAGCTTCTCAAATAACTTTTGCAAGGATCTTAAAAAAGTCTGGGGAGTGAGGAGCAGGAATGTCACAATCATTTAGAGCTTGAAATTATCGATACTagaaaaatgaattaatcatAGATATTCATTTGCAGCAACATCCGTAAGCTGATCCATTCTCATTTTCCCAAATTGTCGCACTTCTTCTGGCAGCAGAGCTCCAATAAAAGATACTCTTAACCCATACCCgattaaaaacatgaactctACATGGAGGATAcatcccagaaaaaaaaacaacatatgtgACCCTCTTTTGATGACGAGGCAATAGCATTGTTTGGAGGTAGTTTCCCAATGAGGCACacggacaaaagaaaaaaactaaacgtCCCTATAAGTaggcaaattaattttttatccacaaatatattcaaattgaaagaaaaatggaaggATACATCTTAATCAGAggtaaatgtttccaaaaaagGACATTAACACTTGGTTTACTGGTTTAGCAAACAGGGAAGCGGcacttttcaattatttatttttaaattagggCTATACTAATTCAGCTCTTACTCTAGGCCCCTAATTAAAGAAGCTACAATGTTGTCATATTGTAATTAATCCCGTGCcttcaaaaaaaatgttgcttagtATTAAAAACGGCATTGagtatttttttggagtattgTTATCGAGTTTCTTCTAAAATACAGTTGCAACTGCATCAGACCTGAAGACAAGGAACAAACTGATAAAGGAGACGCCTTTGTGTTGTTCAGGTGATACGCAGATGCGGATAGTGAGGAATGCTGCACAACCAAATAATTCAAAAGATGTTGTCGTTGCACCCAGATAGGTAACAAGGAAGAACGCTAGCTGTGCCCTTTGAAAGAATTCACACTATTGTTTTacattctgtcacattaaaGTCATAAACTTCTTTGGATTTTGTGACTGCCAAATAGAAAGACAATGAGATATGgttttaacactttttataAACAAAGCGTGCCTCTGCTTTTGTAATCCTGCCACCTGAGAGAGTACGGTTCAATGCAACTACAGCTGCAAATAGGGTGTATGTTTAGGGCTGCTGTCAAGGAAGGTGAACCGTCACCTCAGTCTCAGGTTATATGCAGGCTCCAATAGCTTGTCTTCCTGAATTACCCTTTATCTAACTCCATCAATCTTTCCATCAATTCTGGGTAGATGCCCAGTTTTTCCTAAAGAAAAACGttcccacatcatgatgctgccacccccaTGTTTTGCAGGAGTAATGGTATGTTAAGTGTAATTTGCAGTTTTAATTGTTTGCCACTTTTTATGCAGgtcaaaaattaacattgtGATCTCCATTAATTATGGCCTGTTTATCCGTTTGTTTGCAGTGTCCCACATGGCTTGTAGTGGACTGCAGTCTTGTGGCTTTTTCTCAACAGCCTTTCTTCTTGGCCGTCTACCATAGAATCCTGATTTGTGGAGATATCCAGTCAACAGATGCCCCCCATCTGATCTGAGGATTTCTGTGCTGCTTTTGGTGATGGCAGCACCTCCCTGTGATGCTTTTCTGATCAGAGTTCTCCAGCCAACTTGACCGAGTCTCTTGATGTGCAAACTCTACAGATTCATACCACACTGAAAGTATGGTTtaggtttgtgtttgtattttttttttaaatcatgtatcTTTGTCTTCCTTATTagataaataaaagtttaggtTTTGGCTACAgcataacaaaatgttaaaaagttcaaggtgtgGTGAGTAATACTTTGCATCCTTGAAACCCTTTTGAAAAGGAAGTGCCTAAAATTAAAATGCCCCGCCTTTACAACGAATTTGTAATTGTAAAGTACGAAATGTTGccggtttaaaaaaaaaaagctcacagCAGCCAATTCTggtgttttatcttatttacgATAGTTTTAAATGCACTCACCAGTTTTCTTGCATCCATTCCAGAGCTCGAGTTTCATCGAACCGTCGCTCAAAATCAAAAAGGTTCAGTTCGCTCTCGTTCATTTTCTTCCGCAATTGAAGTTTCTGGATTATTTTATCGACGGGAGAGGGAATTAATATATTCACTAGAACTATAGTGGCTACTGAAAGCTACAATGTGATCGCTGCAGCTTTATCCAACTTCCAGGTACGTCCTAAGGAGGAGCAAAAGATGCCGTGTGCTCGAATGGAGCGTCCCGCTGTCACTTTTCTCAAGGCGGATAAAGCTAGCTTTAGGATGACTAGCCGTTTCCGGTTCAgactttcacaataaaacaccgCGGAGGCGTCACAGctgtttcaaaaatcaaaagggGACAAGAGACAAAGGAAAACAATTGAtatcggattttttttttacatcgcTACACTCGTACAGAATAATTATACATGATTTTATCTTCATACAACGGTGTCATGCACTTCACTCTGAtgatcacaaaaaaaatctctccatATATAGCacataaatctatatatatatataggctatatatatgtctgtgtgtgtatgtgggggtggaggagggggggggttgtgtgtgtgtaagtttctcatctttttgtttgttagcCATATTCATATAGTATGTGGTGTTGGCTTTAATCTTCATTCTTTCGATCTTTCGATTCAGGCAATTCCTGCCTGTACACACCTGCTCATCTTatctttattgtctttttataGTGCAGTCTTCTTATCTGCCCTTAAACTGAACTCACTCACCGGTATGCTCTTTATTTCAAGCACATTTATAAGAAAAGGTTGAGTAGCTCTGAAGTTTCATAATGTGTTGCATCTGGGCATCTTAATTAATGTGGTATGCAGAAGTCAGGTAGTTAGACCAGTTTACTGAGGTTTGTAaaattttttgttaagtttggCATGGCCAAAATGAAAGGTACCTCATTTGCCAATTTGAACTATTAGAACTGTCAATTGTTCAACTagataaaatcaaataattaaaaagcttttcatttttatacttAACACAGATACATGTGCATAATTTTGGTCATTCGTCTGAGGAATTcctgaaaaatgaaacagacgAGAAACAAAACCTTAAAGAGGTTCAGGAAGTAACTTCAAAAGGTTTGGCGAATGTGTTGCTAATTTAGTGTAGCCagacagtgtaaaaaaaactgttcagaaaCAGGATCcattttacttctgttttcctgaacacttttcttttaacttcCGTGTATGCCCGACTTTCCCTTAAGTTAGTTTCTCCTACAAGCAGATTcaacaattttgttttagaGCCCCTGTCCAATTAAGCAACAATCAGAGCACCCatttctcttttatgttttttttttaacatttgtctgTATCAGTTTATAAATTAGTTTACATACTTGTTTAAAGCACAAATTTACAGCAATCCTCACTGCacgtttgttgttttatttgcatttacatGGCCTTTGACTCTTTTCTTTCCACATGTCATGTCCTCTCCGTATCTCCTGTCACTTTTGctcaaataacattttaaggctttataaAATGTTACCTTTCCCCCAAGatagattacatttttcagtttttcctaaTGATCTAAGAGCTTTGTATGAAGAAacagattcagttttattttactcttttttttctttattttttttgttccatcGTCCTGTAGAGAGAACAAAGCTCCATTACACATCTCAACAGACTTTTGTTGTTAGTATTTATTCCACTGATCCCTCCGCCTTCTTTCACTCTTTCATTTATAATCGTCTTCTCCTCTGCAGTGAAATAATAACTGTAGACGTCAGTGGTGTGAGGACGACAAAGAGGATTTGGAGATGAATCATAGGCAGAGTGATGGACGGCAGATGAAGGACACagtttacaaatgaaaaatgtcctACTCTaggtaagaaaaacaaacgaGAGCTACAACGATGAGCttcaaaacaccaaatataaaCTCACAGGACACAACAGTGTCATGTGGAAGTAGGAGAAATACACTTGAAATGACATAGATCAACATCATACAAGGGAAATTTACAAGGTAGGAAGGTGATACTGGCCTCACAAGAAAACACGGCAGTAGAGGTACAGTGATAAGTTGTGATAACACGCCAGTTTTTGAGCTGATATCATAGTCTTGATATGTGCAGTATAAAGggcagttttattttgcatcgTGGGGCTCTGATTATTGTTCTTACGTTTAGCAATGGCAAGCTGGTGTCTGCTCTCTACAGAATTCAGGTTCAGGGTTTTATGTGTTCGGCATCGATGGAAGAACCCTCTTAAGATGGAGAACGAGGCACCGAGGCACGTGAAACGGGAGCCCACCTGTTTCACGGGTCTGTCACTTAAACTCACTGTGAGGCTGCCTTGCTTTcgtatgtttcttgtttttatccaTGTTCAGGAcagaagagaagagagagaagagaaagcAAAAGAACAGATAGTAGGCAAagatgttctttgttttgttgatgaGGGAGTAACAGAGCAGATCTACTGAGtgaagttgtaaaaaaaaatcaaacagatcCTAAACAAGCAGATGTTGTGTAAGAGTTGGAGAGTCCAGAGTCAGAGAACATACTTTTTTTGgtcacttttttctctttttccgatttttatgtttgttacaGTTCGTTATTTTGGTTTTTCGTTTAGAACAGTTCCATTTAGAGGTTTGGGATGGGGCCTGAGGCAGGTGGTTGGAAACACTCGGCCCATAATGGGAAGGCTCAGATGATGCCGTACTGGGCCAGCTCATGCAGCTCCAGGTGGTTGAAGGCCTCCCAGGGGCAGATGACGGTGATATCTGGGGATAGAGGTGGAAATATGAAGTTGCTTAGCCACCTTCTCAATCgctgaaatgttttgcattttaagtcTTACTGTAAACTCACCTGTGCCCAAGCCCTCCATGCCAGGAATGTCATCTCCAAATCTGAAAGAACACCATAGATTACACATCAAGAcatgcattcatttattttcatttttttgtaagACCTGAAGGAGAAGAAGCTTTAGTCGAGACGTACCCTTGAACTCCTTTCTTTGGAGGCTTACTCTTGAACTGTCGGGTCTGCCGCTGCTTGAACTTGGGCGGGCCCTTGCGAGGAGTGGCAGGGCCTCCGGTTACACGGGTGGCTGATTTGATTTCAGCTTTGGGTGGCTCAAGATTCATTTTGAGCACTCCGAAAGGACGTGCGCAGGTAAGTCTTTGGGTTTCTCAGAAGTGAAGCTGTTGTGATGAAATCTGTGGAAGTAAAACTCATGTTACGATTTGACAAAAAGTGTCACCTCGGTCTTCTTTCCTGCCTCCAAGTCCAGTTTGATTTGATGTAAGGTTTACTGTCACCTCTGTCTGACATTATCAGCTCTAATCCTCTTATGGATCTGACGCTTTCCTGTAACTGAAAGTCATTGGGGGTCCACGCTGCAGCCTGTCCACCAAAGACGACCCAATTTTCTCTAATCCCTGGCTCAAGATAAGATGTTCTAACCCTCTCCATTTCAAGCTGGTTGCACTCATGTAATCCTGTTAAAACAAGGACGACTGGCAGGAATTGCTGAGCTGTGCACTGAGGGTCTAATCGAACAATCTGTGCCCGTTACAATGACTGACCGATGTGGATCTTTACTCTTAATGTTGTTGCGGATGGATTTCAATAAAAAGGTGCAGAATTTGAATCTCAGTCCATAATAGTAAAGTTTATATCCTAAAAGAGAAACCTTTTCATGATTTTACAAACGTGCTTTGGGACAATTTTAGGTAATACAAGGTGTtgtatattgtttttgtaaaaataccctgaataaataaatacattttgaaaataaaatatgtttttgctgaGCTGTAAATGGAACATTCAGTTTGCAATATGcattaagaaaacaaagctACAAGTTCATGAAATCAACATGCAGTATAAGCAAAATATATTTGGACCAcagactgatttaaaaaaatttaataaaatattaataatttgagtttcattttttttaaataagcaacaaaaaacaggtATAtcaatatttgtatatttacaatacataaatttttttcatctggagaaaacattaaaattttcacGTTATCTTCTGTCTATAAATATTCTAATAAAACGTCCAGTTTATTAGACTtattaatttagtttgtttgacTTATTGCATTTGTGTAACACCAGTTCAGAAGAAAGGACAACCCAAGAcactttacaataaaaacaagttcaatttatattcaaatcaaaaacatatataattCAATCCAATGAAATTCAAAGACAAAGAcggtttaaaattaaatgaggTACATTCCAATTCAAACCTAATTTTGACAGAATAAAAGTACAGTTAAATTTATTGTATCAGCTGGTAAAATCAGATGATGTTTTCTTAAAGTctgataatttaataaattatctgCAAATAAGAGATAAATGTGACTTCCATTCATCCGCAGATCATCCCCAGTTTTCTatgcacaaataaataataaatccacCTGACTTCCAAGGTACTCACCACCTGATTGATTGAAGCACAGCCAAACGAGTGGATGTGGGTGCAGCACTGCTCAGTCTAGCAGATGAGTGGACTTCTATGCTAGGCTCGCTGTGAGGGGTAGTTTGGACCTCAGGGCCTCTTATAACCCGACTCCAGCAGGCGATTATGAAGGCGCCGCCTCCAAACTCTTATGACAACATATCAATTGCTTGGGCTTGAGGCAAACTGAATTTTTCAGggttcaaatacatttttatcttagTGCAGTTTTGATTGCTTTTTGTGAATTGTCATGTTACTTTGTACATTAAATCTGTAATGACTTTCTACCTCTTGTTACTAAAGAGTACTGTTGTGCCCATTTTCAATATAAACTGCCTAAAAGGGGCTCGTCTACAATCAAGAACACCAAATATGTTGAAACCTTGTAGTCTCTGGATTATATTAACATTTCTATAACATAATTTAGTGGTTTTAAGCCATGGAATGCTGTTTTTATGGCTTTCTCCCATTTTCACACGCTGTTAGGaaattttataaaacttttaagttCCAGAATTGTCTCCTAAGGTCTTTAGAAATTTCAT
It includes:
- the pde6g gene encoding retinal rod rhodopsin-sensitive cGMP 3',5'-cyclic phosphodiesterase subunit gamma; this translates as MNLEPPKAEIKSATRVTGGPATPRKGPPKFKQRQTRQFKSKPPKKGVQGFGDDIPGMEGLGTDITVICPWEAFNHLELHELAQYGII